The proteins below come from a single Triticum aestivum cultivar Chinese Spring chromosome 5D, IWGSC CS RefSeq v2.1, whole genome shotgun sequence genomic window:
- the LOC123125187 gene encoding transcription factor MYC2-like has product MDELLSPCSSFLPPPPPPQLATADENHHEVLEFTSCEVPEQWLLGDVVAAAKSEEGDYLGPEGSSSLSPDTELPPASLQASAKKRRGRKPGPRPEGPTPSHVEAERQRREKLNRRFCDLRAAVPTVSRMDRTSLLADAAAYIAELRSRVAQLEDEGRQAAASRWDWEVSNASASSSRSGHAGSMHHPACDDVVEVRMVGKDAAAVRVTSAGGAPHAPARLMGALRSLELQVQHACVNCVEGVTVQDVVVDVPAALQDDGVLQCALLQRLRDNS; this is encoded by the coding sequence ATGGACGAGCTGCTCTCCCCGTGCTCATCCTTcttgccaccaccgccgcctccccaGCTCGCCACTGCGGACGAGAACCACCATGAGGTCCTCGAGTTTACCTCCTGCGAGGTCCCCGAGCAATGGCTGCTCGGCGACGTCGTCGCGGCGGCCAAGAGCGAGGAGGGAGACTACTTGGGGCCTGAGGGGAGCTCCTCGCTCTCCCCGGACACCGAGCTGCCGCCGGCGAGCCTACAGGCTTCAGCGAAGAAGCGGCGTGGGCGGAAGCCGGGGCCGCGGCCGGAGGGCCCCACCCCCAGCCACGTCGAGGCCGAGCGGCAGCGCCGCGAAAAGCTGAACCGCCGGTTCTGCGATctccgcgccgccgtgcctaccgtGTCTCGCATGGACAGGACCTCCCtcctcgccgacgccgccgcctaCATAGCCGAGCTACGCTCCCGCGTCGCGCAGCTCGAGGACGAGGGTCGGCAGGCGGCCGCCTCGAGATGGGACTGGGAGGTGTCGAACGCATCGGCTTCTTCGTCCCGAAGCGGCCACGCCGGCTCCATGCACCACCCGGCCTGCGACGATGTGGTGGAGGTGCGGATGGTGGGGAAGGATGCAGCGGCGGTGCGCGTAACGAGCGCGGGAGGAGCCCCACACGCGCCGGCGCGGCTGATGGGCGCGCTCAGGTCGCTAGAGCTGCAGGTGCAGCACGCGTGCGTGAACTGCGTGGAGGGCGTGACGGTGCAGGACGTCGTCGTCGACGTGCCCGCTGCGCTCCAGGACGACGGCGTCCTCCAGTGCGCTCTGCTTCAGAGGCTCCGCGACAACTCCTAG